From Ignavibacteria bacterium, one genomic window encodes:
- the recJ gene encoding single-stranded-DNA-specific exonuclease RecJ, producing MNVPSPIARVLVGRGIDTIDAVQRFFEPSLDKLHSPWLMDGMELAVDRIDKAIEAHEMIWIHGDYDVDGTASAAMVLHFLRKIGANANYHIPSRLEEGFGFTPLSVERAREAGATVVVTVDVGVTASRAVDRANELGIDVIICDHHQAAEEIPNAHAILDPIKPGCNYPFKGLAACGVAFKLLQALSERHGHPELAYEYLDFVAIASAADIAPLIEENRILSHFGLELLNSYPRPGFKGLVDCAGLHLGQLTNASVIFGLAPRINAAGRLGDPRRAVEMMIQPDELKAFRIAQELEHDNRQRRTIDEHTFEEASRQAEAQLISGSGRALILHSNDWHAGVIGIVASRLVEKYHVPSVMLTTIDGMAKGSARSVKDFDIHGALKQCEDLLIEFGGHKHAAGLSLMVDRIPELRERFDKIAADALTADMLKPEIVIDADLQLNELTPSFFKFLAQFAPYGYKNHRPVFHTEHVVSANGVKIVGNNHLKLRALQKNFAIDAIGFNLGHKINDCSHGRPFSVVYTLEENLFNGSTTPQLRIKDLRPE from the coding sequence TTGAATGTCCCCTCTCCAATAGCCAGAGTGCTCGTTGGACGAGGGATTGATACGATCGACGCTGTCCAGCGGTTCTTTGAACCATCACTGGATAAACTCCATTCTCCATGGCTCATGGATGGGATGGAGTTGGCGGTTGACCGTATCGACAAGGCGATCGAAGCACATGAGATGATCTGGATCCACGGTGATTATGACGTGGACGGCACAGCAAGCGCGGCGATGGTCCTGCACTTCCTCCGGAAGATCGGGGCAAACGCCAATTACCACATTCCCAGTCGCCTAGAAGAGGGATTCGGCTTCACGCCGCTATCCGTTGAGCGCGCACGCGAAGCCGGTGCCACTGTTGTGGTAACGGTAGACGTGGGTGTTACGGCCTCGCGCGCAGTTGACCGCGCCAACGAGCTTGGTATCGACGTGATAATCTGCGATCACCACCAGGCAGCCGAAGAGATCCCCAATGCCCATGCCATCCTCGATCCGATCAAACCCGGCTGCAACTATCCGTTCAAGGGACTTGCCGCCTGCGGAGTAGCGTTCAAACTCCTGCAAGCCCTCTCGGAACGTCACGGACATCCGGAGTTGGCCTACGAATACCTCGATTTTGTGGCGATCGCCTCGGCGGCTGATATCGCCCCCTTGATCGAAGAGAACCGCATCCTGAGTCATTTTGGTCTGGAACTCCTCAACTCCTACCCGCGTCCGGGCTTTAAGGGGCTGGTGGATTGTGCCGGCCTGCATCTTGGACAGCTCACAAACGCCAGCGTGATCTTTGGACTGGCTCCGCGGATCAATGCTGCCGGACGTCTCGGCGATCCGCGCCGCGCCGTGGAGATGATGATCCAACCGGATGAGCTTAAGGCCTTCCGGATCGCTCAGGAACTAGAACACGATAACCGCCAACGCAGAACCATCGACGAACACACGTTCGAAGAAGCGTCCCGTCAGGCAGAAGCCCAGTTGATCTCAGGTAGCGGACGAGCCCTGATCCTCCACTCCAATGACTGGCATGCCGGGGTGATCGGCATCGTGGCCTCAAGGCTCGTGGAGAAATACCACGTGCCGTCGGTTATGCTCACTACGATCGACGGAATGGCCAAGGGATCGGCTCGCTCGGTGAAGGATTTTGATATCCACGGTGCCCTGAAACAATGCGAAGACCTTCTCATTGAATTCGGTGGACATAAACACGCTGCCGGACTCTCCTTGATGGTGGACCGTATCCCGGAACTCCGCGAACGCTTCGATAAGATCGCCGCTGATGCACTCACGGCCGATATGCTGAAACCTGAGATTGTGATCGATGCGGACTTACAGCTCAACGAACTAACTCCAAGCTTTTTCAAGTTCTTGGCGCAGTTTGCTCCATACGGATATAAGAATCATCGCCCGGTTTTCCACACAGAACATGTGGTGTCAGCCAATGGCGTTAAGATCGTAGGAAACAACCACTTAAAGCTGCGCGCCTTACAGAAGAACTTTGCTATTGATGCAATAGGCTTCAACCTTGGGCATAAGATCAATGACTGTAGTCACGGCAGACCGTTCTCGGTTGTCTATACTCTCGAAGAGAACCTCTTCAACGGGTCCACAACACCCCAGCTTCGTATCAAAGATCTCCGACCGGAGTAG